The genomic stretch AACCCTTTCAACAGCCAGTCAATGATCTGCATGATCCCCTTGCCCCAGCTGGTATCCAGGAATGCGGCCTTGAGGTCGTCCCACCAGTAGATGACGGCGCCAACCGCAGCCACCAGGCCAACAAGGGCGGCAACCAGCCAGACAGCGGGGTTGGCCCAAAAAGCGGTGTTCAGCAGCCACATGACGCCCTTGGCGATGAGTCCCTGCTTGGTAAACAGCGCCAAAGCCCACCTGGCCGCGCTGATGGCCGGAGCCAGCCCAATCATCCCGAGCTTTGATAGCCCCATGACGACACTGAGTGTGCCGAGAGCGGCCGTCATGCTGAATACGGCGAGTACGCCGTAGCCGATCCATCGCGTGATGTTTTGATATTTCCCCATCCATGCGGTCATGGTTGCGGCCGCATTGGCCATCCCGTTGATGAGCGGATCCAGTGCCGGGTTCAATCCCAGCCCAAGGGCCGTGGTAATGCCGAGCACCCCCTGCCAGATGCGTTGCAGCGGCGTGACCATGTGTGACGCCATCTCGGATGCCGCCTCCATGCCCTTGACCTGTCCGATTGAGTCCATGCTTGCTTTCAGCCCGTTGGTGTCCTGCATAAGCAGTTTCAGCAGGGACGAGGCTTCCTCGGACCCGAACGCTTGTTTCAACAGGTCTGAATCGGCCAGTTTCTTCGCGTTGCCGAACTTGCCCTGAATTTTCTCCAGAATGTCCAGAATGGGCAGCATGTGGCCCTGGCTGTCGACAAAAGACAGACCGAGCTTCTCCTGTGCCTGTCCGACCCCGGCCAGGAATGATTTGTATTTCGTACCGGCCTCGCTGCCTGACATGGTGGCCTGCAGCTTGCCAAGCACGGCCATCTGTTCCACGGCGTTGATGCCAACCGCCGTGGCGTTGGCCCCAACAGATGTAAATGCCGCTGACATTTCGGAACCGGTGGTCTTGAACATTTTGACCGCCGTCGCCGTTTGACCGGCCAATTGTTCGACCCAGGCGCCTTTGCCCATCTTGTCGGCTTCCTTCTGAAAGATGCCGTACATGGTACCCATGTAATTGGTGATGGTCCCTGCATCCGACTTGGTAGCGGTCGCCAGCACGTTGCCTGCGTTGGTAAACACGGCCAGTTCATTGCCTTGAAGCCCACTAATGGCCGACTGGATGTCATACGCCGACCGGACAAACCCGTCCGCAGCGCGGCCATACTTGATGGAATACTGCAGCGCCTGGTCAGACAGCCCTTTCAGGGTGGAATCTTCAACGCCGAGACTTGCCACCTCGCCCATGGCCTGGCGCAATTGCTCGGCAGGGTTGATCAGTCCCATGAACGACAACCCGGCACCGGCTATCCCGGCAGCGCCCGTTCCCACCTGGGTAAACGCTCGTTCGGAAGCCGCAGCCATGCCGGACAGGTGTTTCTGCACCTTGGCAACAGGCGCTGAAACCCTATCGATGAGATTGATGGAAAACATCAGCTTCTGCAGTTTGTTGCTCACGCCAGGCCTCCATTGACAACGCGCCCGTTTTCATGCTTGATGGAGTTCCTAACTAACCCGCCCTTAATCGACAGGCGAAAAACGTCGGTTTTTGTTTTAGGCAATCCATCAAGGAATTTGCCGGAGTGTGGGGTAACCGCGAGGTCCCCAAGCCTGGTTAGGCTAGGATCACTCCGGCATCTTTTTTTGGAGGAAACGCAATGACCCACCCCGTAAGAATGACTCCTGAAGCCGCAGCGGCCAGACTCTGGGAAATAGCCCACACGCTGGACGAACTCTCGCTGCAACAGTCCAGACTCCACGAGGGAGAAGAGGGGCTGGCATCCACGCTCATGCTGCTGTATCGCAACCTTGAGGATTGCGCCTCGGCCTTGTATCCGCTGCATCCGTCTGTTCCTGATTCGTCCAGCTCTTGACTGCATCCATAAATCCTTCTGCAAGCCCCGGTTCGGTTCCCCGTTCCGGGGCTTTCTTATTTCAGGGCGGTCAGTATCCCGTTATTCACGGCCACTTTCATCCGTTCCCAATAGTCGTTCTCGAGAAACAGCGCTTCGCCCAGTGATTGTTCGGTGACGGGCCGCTCCCCGAACCACTTGCGGTGAAACGTGTAAAACTGCCCTATGGGGTCGCGTCGGAGCTGTTCGGCGACCGCTTCGACTTTCCCACGGTGATCCGCAGATCTGGGGTGTACTCCTCAACCAGGTCGCCCACGATAGTCAGCGGTGCGCCGGGGATGAGCAGTAGTTCTTTCAGTTCCTCCTTGCAGCCCTCGTCCACCGTCCGCATCAGAAAGTTGTGCGCCGGGGAAACCTTGTTGTTCGGCT from Pseudodesulfovibrio profundus encodes the following:
- a CDS encoding phage tail tape measure protein, with product MSNKLQKLMFSINLIDRVSAPVAKVQKHLSGMAAASERAFTQVGTGAAGIAGAGLSFMGLINPAEQLRQAMGEVASLGVEDSTLKGLSDQALQYSIKYGRAADGFVRSAYDIQSAISGLQGNELAVFTNAGNVLATATKSDAGTITNYMGTMYGIFQKEADKMGKGAWVEQLAGQTATAVKMFKTTGSEMSAAFTSVGANATAVGINAVEQMAVLGKLQATMSGSEAGTKYKSFLAGVGQAQEKLGLSFVDSQGHMLPILDILEKIQGKFGNAKKLADSDLLKQAFGSEEASSLLKLLMQDTNGLKASMDSIGQVKGMEAASEMASHMVTPLQRIWQGVLGITTALGLGLNPALDPLINGMANAAATMTAWMGKYQNITRWIGYGVLAVFSMTAALGTLSVVMGLSKLGMIGLAPAISAARWALALFTKQGLIAKGVMWLLNTAFWANPAVWLVAALVGLVAAVGAVIYWWDDLKAAFLDTSWGKGIMQIIDWLLKGFGMLSDNIGWVVDKVGGFFGFGEDETISSPSLDSGRKMDAVPGGMTTHIANTVAKNRSDSRTIGKQENHFHTNMSNQELEERVWLLGGR
- a CDS encoding DUF6890 family protein; the protein is MGQFYTFHRKWFGERPVTEQSLGEALFLENDYWERMKVAVNNGILTALK
- a CDS encoding putative phage tail assembly chaperone, with product MKKTITLDINDKPITFHIEPDDYNRFLNEMQPNNKVSPAHNFLMRTVDEGCKEELKELLLIPGAPLTIVGDLVEEYTPDLRITVGKSKRSPNSSDATP